Proteins encoded together in one Neobacillus sp. FSL H8-0543 window:
- the sdhB gene encoding succinate dehydrogenase iron-sulfur subunit yields MMMVEAEKKIHLIITRQKDAKSDSYTEEFMVPYRPNMNIISALMEIQKNPVNTKGEKTAPVIWESVCLEEVCGACSMVINGKPHQACSSLIDQLEQPIRVAPLATFPVMRDLLVDRTRMFDALKKVKAWVPIDGTYDLGPGPRMPEKTRQWAYELSKCMTCGCCLEACPNVNEKSDFIGPAPLSQVRLFNAHPTGAMHKDDRLAAIMGEGGITSCGNSQNCVEVCPKGIPLTTSIAHLNRQTTIQSFKDFFGSY; encoded by the coding sequence ATGATGATGGTGGAAGCGGAAAAGAAAATACATTTAATTATTACAAGACAGAAGGATGCTAAGTCTGATTCATATACAGAAGAATTTATGGTTCCTTATCGTCCGAATATGAATATTATCTCTGCGTTAATGGAAATTCAGAAAAACCCAGTTAATACAAAGGGAGAAAAAACCGCTCCGGTTATTTGGGAATCAGTTTGCTTAGAAGAAGTATGCGGAGCTTGTTCGATGGTCATTAACGGGAAGCCTCACCAAGCTTGTTCTTCCTTAATTGATCAATTAGAACAACCGATACGGGTTGCGCCGTTAGCAACGTTTCCGGTCATGCGCGATTTACTTGTGGACCGCACGCGGATGTTCGACGCTTTGAAAAAGGTAAAGGCATGGGTTCCGATTGATGGGACCTATGATTTAGGACCGGGACCAAGAATGCCGGAAAAAACAAGACAATGGGCCTATGAGCTATCTAAATGTATGACCTGCGGCTGTTGTCTTGAGGCATGTCCAAATGTGAATGAGAAGTCAGATTTTATTGGTCCAGCACCATTATCACAGGTTCGCTTATTCAATGCTCACCCAACAGGAGCCATGCATAAGGACGATCGACTTGCGGCTATTATGGGAGAAGGGGGAATTACCTCCTGTGGTAATTCACAAAACTGTGTGGAGGTTTGTCCGAAAGGAATACCACTAACCACATCCATCGCCCATCTTAATCGACAAACAACCATCCAATCATTCAAGGACTTCTTTGGAAGCTATTAG
- a CDS encoding DUF418 domain-containing protein, with protein sequence MNPVAVNKRIDVLDYLRGFALLGIILVNILPLLSVNLPFQGSADASYQRFLFLFVEGRFYTLFSFLFGVGFYLFISRANAKGKNGFLLFLRRIFILFIFGFIHVKFHPGEALTVYAVTGLLLLPFYKVRKQVNLWIGIFLLLLCSILAYKLVMVVPVMLLGIAAGQYRIFEGLAGKTKQVALFTLIMLAMSVMGLLYQYQYLPVLPFGAFAGGVGEDTYMFLSIGIMIGPIISALYAGLLILLLRFPIVQKLLSPLKSYGRMALTNYVFQTAFIYLAGYVFHLFENITYLQSLIVCLTIYVIQLIFTSLWFRFFLFGPLEWVWRMLTYFEVPPMKKRVKVLGD encoded by the coding sequence ATGAATCCGGTTGCGGTTAATAAACGAATAGATGTACTTGATTATTTGCGTGGTTTTGCATTATTAGGGATTATTTTAGTGAATATCCTGCCATTACTTTCGGTAAACTTACCTTTTCAGGGGTCGGCGGATGCTAGCTATCAACGGTTTTTATTTCTATTTGTTGAGGGGCGTTTCTATACCCTTTTCTCCTTTTTGTTTGGTGTTGGTTTTTATTTGTTTATCTCAAGGGCAAATGCGAAGGGGAAAAATGGGTTTCTATTGTTTTTACGGCGTATCTTTATTTTGTTCATCTTTGGATTCATCCATGTGAAGTTCCACCCGGGTGAGGCGTTAACCGTTTATGCAGTAACAGGGCTTTTATTGTTACCATTCTATAAGGTAAGAAAACAAGTAAATCTTTGGATTGGGATTTTTTTATTACTTTTATGTAGTATTTTAGCCTATAAACTCGTTATGGTCGTACCTGTTATGCTGCTTGGTATTGCTGCGGGACAATACAGGATTTTTGAAGGATTAGCTGGGAAAACAAAACAGGTTGCTCTGTTTACACTAATTATGCTGGCAATGAGTGTGATGGGCCTCCTGTATCAATATCAATATCTCCCGGTACTCCCGTTTGGGGCTTTTGCTGGAGGAGTAGGTGAAGACACCTATATGTTTTTAAGTATTGGCATTATGATAGGTCCGATTATTTCAGCCCTATACGCGGGGTTACTGATCCTCCTTTTGCGCTTTCCAATTGTCCAAAAACTGCTGTCACCATTAAAAAGCTATGGGAGAATGGCATTAACAAACTATGTTTTTCAAACGGCTTTTATCTATCTAGCAGGTTATGTCTTTCATTTGTTTGAGAACATCACCTATTTGCAATCACTGATTGTCTGCCTAACCATTTATGTTATTCAGCTTATCTTCACAAGCCTTTGGTTCCGATTTTTCCTATTTGGACCGTTGGAATGGGTGTGGCGGATGCTGACTTATTTTGAGGTACCGCCAATGAAAAAACGCGTTAAAGTTCTAGGGGACTGA
- a CDS encoding MerR family transcriptional regulator produces MDTKRFWTVEELVQVTGLTVRAFHDYHEMGLLSPSQFSEMGHSIYTEEDLARLQQILSLKQFGMSLDEIREVLSGQEVKAAK; encoded by the coding sequence ATCGATACGAAAAGGTTCTGGACAGTAGAAGAATTAGTCCAAGTAACTGGTCTTACAGTAAGAGCATTTCATGATTATCATGAAATGGGACTATTATCACCTTCCCAGTTTTCAGAAATGGGTCATAGCATTTATACAGAAGAAGATCTTGCAAGGCTACAACAAATTCTTTCCCTTAAACAATTTGGAATGTCATTAGATGAGATTAGAGAAGTTTTGAGCGGCCAAGAAGTAAAAGCAGCTAAATAA